In one Pseudomonas sp. SCA2728.1_7 genomic region, the following are encoded:
- a CDS encoding D-cysteine desulfhydrase, giving the protein MIKQQLDRFTRLDLLNHPTPLEKLERLSTWLGREVYIKRDDLTPLAMGGNKLRKLEYLAADALAQGADTLITAGALQSNHVRQTAALAAKLGLGCVALLENPLGSDDSNYTGNGNRLLLDLFDTKVELVDNLDNADEQLAALAVRLRSNGKKPYLVPVGGSNALGALGYVRAGLELAEQIKDTGLEFAAVVLASGSAGTHSGLALALSEVLPQLPVIGMTVSRSEEDQRPKVQGLAERTAELLGVELPASFKVELWDEYFGPRYGEPNAGTLAAVKLLASQEAVLLDPVYTGKAMAGLLDGIGRQRFDEGPIIFLHTGGAPALFAYKNFL; this is encoded by the coding sequence ATGATCAAACAACAGCTGGACCGCTTTACCCGCCTCGATCTGCTCAACCACCCGACGCCGCTGGAAAAACTCGAACGCCTGTCCACCTGGCTCGGCCGCGAGGTGTACATCAAGCGCGATGACCTGACGCCGCTGGCCATGGGCGGCAACAAACTGCGCAAGCTCGAATACCTCGCCGCCGACGCCTTGGCGCAAGGCGCCGACACGCTGATCACCGCCGGTGCGCTGCAATCGAACCACGTCCGCCAGACCGCTGCACTGGCCGCCAAACTCGGCCTGGGCTGTGTGGCGCTGCTGGAAAATCCGCTGGGCAGCGACGACAGCAATTACACCGGCAACGGCAATCGCCTGCTGCTGGATCTGTTCGACACCAAAGTCGAACTGGTCGACAACCTCGACAACGCCGACGAACAACTGGCCGCCCTCGCCGTGCGTTTGCGCAGCAACGGCAAGAAGCCGTATCTGGTGCCGGTGGGCGGTTCGAATGCTCTCGGTGCTTTGGGTTACGTGCGCGCTGGGCTTGAACTGGCCGAGCAGATCAAGGACACCGGGCTGGAGTTTGCCGCGGTGGTTCTGGCCTCGGGCAGTGCAGGCACTCACAGTGGTCTGGCGTTGGCGTTGAGCGAAGTGCTGCCGCAATTACCGGTGATTGGCATGACGGTTTCGCGCAGCGAAGAAGACCAGCGGCCGAAGGTACAGGGTCTGGCGGAACGCACGGCAGAGCTGCTCGGCGTCGAACTGCCAGCCAGTTTCAAGGTCGAGTTGTGGGACGAATACTTTGGCCCGCGTTATGGCGAGCCGAATGCCGGGACGTTGGCGGCGGTGAAATTGCTGGCGAGTCAGGAAGCGGTGTTGCTCGATCCGGTGTACACCGGCAAGGCCATGGCGGGTTTGCTTGATGGGATTGGTCGTCAGCGTTTTGATGAAGGCCCGATCATCTTCCTGCACACCGGTGGGGCGCCAGCGCTATTTGCCTACAAGAATTTCCTCTGA
- a CDS encoding type II toxin-antitoxin system HicB family antitoxin, with the protein MKFPVVLHKDADSDYGVIIPDVPGCFSAGTTVAEAFENTQEALALHYEGLVADSAPLPQVRDIDAHLDNPDYAGGIWGVVDFDITPYFGKSVRFNATLPEQLLERIDQTVRRDQRYRSRSGFLAAAALRELSV; encoded by the coding sequence ATGAAATTCCCGGTCGTTCTGCACAAGGATGCCGACTCAGACTACGGAGTGATCATCCCGGATGTCCCGGGTTGTTTCTCCGCAGGCACTACGGTCGCTGAGGCGTTTGAAAATACTCAGGAGGCATTGGCGCTTCACTATGAGGGGTTGGTCGCCGACAGCGCGCCGTTACCGCAAGTGCGGGACATTGATGCTCATCTCGATAACCCGGATTACGCGGGAGGGATCTGGGGCGTGGTCGATTTTGATATCACCCCGTATTTCGGCAAGTCAGTGCGTTTTAACGCCACGCTGCCGGAGCAGTTGCTTGAGCGTATTGACCAGACAGTCCGCCGTGACCAGCGCTATCGATCCCGTTCCGGATTTCTCGCGGCGGCCGCCTTGCGCGAACTGTCGGTATAG
- the tcyJ gene encoding cystine ABC transporter substrate-binding protein encodes MNFSALRRNLLVGSLGLALSAGLIGQAVAGEQLQQIKDKGVINVGLEGTYPPFSFVDADGKLSGFEVELSEALAQKLGVKAKIQPTKWDGILAALESKRLDVVVNQVTISDERKKKYDFSEPYTVSGIQALVLKSKEAALNIKTANDLSGKKVGVGLGTNYEQWVRANVPGADVRTYDDDPTKFADLNNGRTDAILIDRLAALEYAKKAPKTVAAGEAFSRQEAGVALRKGEPELLAAVNKAIDELRADGTLKKLSEKYFNADVTK; translated from the coding sequence ATGAATTTTTCCGCACTACGTCGCAATCTGCTGGTGGGTTCGCTGGGCCTGGCGCTGAGCGCCGGTCTGATCGGTCAGGCAGTGGCCGGTGAGCAGCTGCAACAGATCAAGGACAAAGGCGTTATCAACGTCGGCCTGGAAGGCACTTACCCACCGTTCAGCTTCGTCGATGCCGACGGCAAACTGTCCGGTTTCGAAGTTGAACTCTCTGAAGCGCTGGCGCAAAAACTCGGCGTCAAAGCCAAGATTCAGCCGACCAAGTGGGACGGCATCCTCGCGGCGCTGGAATCCAAGCGTCTGGACGTTGTAGTCAATCAGGTGACCATCTCCGACGAGCGCAAGAAGAAGTATGACTTCTCCGAGCCGTACACCGTTTCCGGTATTCAGGCATTGGTACTGAAGAGCAAAGAAGCGGCGCTGAACATCAAGACTGCCAATGACCTGTCCGGCAAAAAAGTCGGTGTGGGCCTGGGCACCAACTACGAGCAATGGGTCCGCGCCAACGTGCCGGGCGCTGACGTGCGCACCTACGATGATGATCCGACCAAGTTCGCCGACCTGAACAACGGCCGCACCGACGCCATCCTGATCGACCGTCTGGCTGCACTTGAATATGCCAAGAAAGCCCCGAAAACCGTTGCTGCCGGTGAAGCTTTCTCCCGTCAGGAAGCCGGTGTTGCTCTGCGCAAAGGCGAACCTGAACTGCTGGCTGCGGTGAACAAGGCCATCGACGAACTGCGTGCAGACGGCACTTTGAAGAAGCTGTCCGAGAAGTACTTCAACGCAGACGTCACTAAATAA
- the epsC gene encoding serine O-acetyltransferase EpsC, with amino-acid sequence MSERSSHWQLQTIVSQLRSARDQWRAQNGRASGEQGGRELPSRAAMAEILEALCGALFPMRLGPVDLREESEDFYVGHTLDVALNALLAQTRLELRYVARHSAQADTEVEARAIQIVQDFALALPGLRTLLDTDVLAAYHGDPAARSVDEVLLCYPGILAVIHHRLAHHLYRAGLPLLARISAEIAHSATGIDIHPGAQIGRSFFIDHGTGVVIGETAIIGERVRIYQAVTLGAKRFPADEDGQLQKGHPRHPIVEDDVVIYAGATILGRITIGKGSTIGGNVWLTRSVPAGCNLTQANLQHDDGTQK; translated from the coding sequence GTGAGCGAGCGTTCCAGCCATTGGCAATTGCAGACCATCGTCAGTCAACTGCGCAGCGCGCGGGATCAGTGGCGGGCACAGAACGGCCGGGCGTCCGGCGAGCAGGGTGGTCGCGAGTTGCCGTCGCGGGCAGCGATGGCGGAGATTCTTGAAGCGCTGTGTGGCGCGCTGTTCCCGATGCGTCTGGGACCGGTGGATTTGCGTGAAGAGAGTGAAGACTTCTACGTCGGTCATACCCTTGATGTCGCACTGAATGCCTTGTTGGCGCAGACCCGTCTGGAACTGCGCTACGTCGCCCGCCATAGCGCGCAGGCCGACACCGAAGTCGAAGCCCGCGCGATTCAGATCGTGCAGGATTTCGCCCTCGCATTGCCGGGCCTGCGCACGCTGCTCGACACCGATGTGCTGGCGGCCTATCACGGTGATCCGGCGGCGCGCAGTGTTGATGAAGTGCTGCTGTGCTACCCGGGGATTCTGGCGGTGATTCACCATCGTCTGGCGCATCATTTGTATCGCGCGGGTTTGCCGTTGCTGGCGCGAATCAGCGCGGAAATCGCTCATTCGGCGACCGGCATTGATATCCATCCGGGCGCGCAAATCGGCCGCAGTTTCTTTATCGATCACGGCACGGGTGTGGTGATCGGCGAGACGGCGATCATTGGTGAGCGCGTGCGGATTTATCAGGCGGTGACGTTGGGCGCCAAGCGCTTCCCGGCGGATGAAGACGGCCAGTTGCAGAAGGGTCATCCGCGTCATCCGATCGTTGAAGACGATGTGGTGATTTATGCCGGAGCGACGATTCTCGGGCGGATCACCATTGGCAAGGGTTCGACCATTGGCGGCAATGTGTGGCTGACGCGCAGCGTGCCGGCGGGGTGCAATTTGACCCAGGCGAATTTGCAGCATGATGACGGGACGCAGAAGTAG
- a CDS encoding type II toxin-antitoxin system HicA family toxin, producing the protein MRSREMIRMIEDDGWYLVAVKGSHHQYKHPHKPGRVTIKHPDSDLPKGTINSILKQAGLK; encoded by the coding sequence ATGCGCAGTCGGGAAATGATCAGGATGATCGAAGACGACGGTTGGTATCTCGTGGCGGTGAAAGGCAGCCACCACCAATACAAGCATCCGCACAAGCCAGGAAGGGTGACGATCAAGCACCCTGATTCGGATCTGCCCAAGGGCACGATCAACAGCATTTTGAAACAGGCGGGCTTGAAATGA
- the tcyL gene encoding cystine ABC transporter permease, with translation MEAGFQFEAHFPQLSQQLAETTALLLDSAPFLLKGAYYTVVLSLGGMFFGLLLGFGLALMRLSRFKSVSWLARVYVSFFRGTPLLVQLFVIYYGFPQLGIELDPLPAALIGFSLNMAAYACEILRAAIGSIERGQWEAAASIGMTRAQTLRRAILPQAMRTALPPLGNSFISLVKDTALAATIQVPELFRQAQLITARTFEVFTMYLAAALIYWILATVLSHFQNKLEERVNRHDQES, from the coding sequence ATGGAAGCTGGATTTCAATTCGAAGCGCACTTCCCGCAGTTGAGCCAGCAACTCGCCGAAACCACGGCGCTGTTGCTGGACTCCGCGCCCTTTCTGCTCAAGGGCGCGTACTACACGGTAGTCCTCAGCCTCGGCGGGATGTTCTTCGGCTTGCTGCTGGGCTTCGGCCTGGCGTTGATGCGCCTGTCGCGCTTCAAATCAGTGAGCTGGCTTGCGCGCGTCTACGTGTCGTTCTTTCGCGGCACGCCGTTGCTGGTGCAGTTGTTCGTGATCTATTACGGCTTCCCGCAATTGGGAATCGAACTGGATCCGTTACCAGCAGCGCTGATCGGCTTCTCGCTGAACATGGCCGCGTACGCCTGTGAAATTCTGCGCGCCGCGATCGGTTCGATCGAGCGTGGTCAGTGGGAAGCTGCTGCGAGTATTGGCATGACCCGCGCGCAAACCCTGCGCCGGGCCATCCTGCCGCAAGCGATGCGCACGGCGTTGCCGCCGCTGGGCAACAGCTTCATTTCGCTGGTCAAAGACACGGCACTGGCCGCCACCATTCAGGTGCCGGAGCTGTTCCGTCAGGCGCAACTGATTACCGCCCGGACTTTCGAAGTCTTCACCATGTATCTTGCCGCCGCGCTGATCTACTGGATTCTGGCCACAGTGCTTTCGCACTTCCAGAACAAGTTGGAAGAGCGGGTCAATCGGCACGACCAGGAGTCCTGA
- a CDS encoding LacI family DNA-binding transcriptional regulator — translation MSEEKPRKRRGAGRVTLNAVAREAGVSAITVSRYFNQPEQVSPERRERIAAVVAELGYVPNLVAGGLASARGKIVGMVIPNISGPIFANTIQGFSDTLSRHGYQLLLASSYFSTEQEENAVRAFLGWSPAALVLTSHFHSAGTEKMIAEADVPVIETWDYQPDREPMQIGFSHFEVGVTAAKHLLGKGYRRIAFVQNSAPGDFSALERRDGYAATLKESGLEPWVYAPDADRAPFEAGKQAMDALMNTSPRPDAIIFANDNLAAGGLLAGQRAGLKIPEDCAVLGFGDYPFAEMLLPSLSTIKPPALEIGVLAATRVLESLGVLPSDEVQRLNLLQCQVIEREST, via the coding sequence TTGAGCGAAGAAAAACCGCGCAAACGCCGTGGCGCCGGACGTGTGACCCTGAATGCCGTGGCGCGTGAGGCCGGGGTTTCTGCGATTACCGTGTCGCGCTATTTCAATCAGCCCGAGCAGGTTTCGCCCGAGCGTCGCGAGCGGATTGCGGCGGTGGTGGCTGAGTTGGGTTACGTGCCGAACCTGGTGGCCGGCGGGCTGGCCTCGGCACGGGGGAAAATCGTCGGCATGGTGATCCCGAACATCTCCGGGCCGATCTTCGCCAATACCATTCAAGGCTTCAGCGACACGCTCAGCCGTCACGGTTATCAGCTGTTGCTGGCGTCGAGTTACTTCAGCACCGAGCAGGAGGAAAATGCGGTGCGGGCGTTTCTCGGCTGGTCGCCGGCGGCGCTGGTGTTGACCAGTCACTTTCACAGTGCGGGTACGGAAAAGATGATCGCCGAGGCCGATGTGCCGGTGATCGAGACGTGGGATTACCAACCGGATCGCGAGCCGATGCAGATCGGTTTTTCGCATTTTGAAGTGGGCGTGACGGCGGCAAAACATCTGCTGGGAAAAGGCTACCGACGCATCGCGTTCGTGCAGAACAGCGCGCCGGGGGACTTCAGCGCACTGGAGCGCCGCGACGGTTACGCGGCGACTTTAAAAGAATCCGGCCTGGAACCCTGGGTCTACGCCCCTGACGCTGATCGCGCACCATTCGAGGCCGGCAAACAGGCAATGGACGCCCTGATGAACACCTCACCGCGCCCCGACGCGATCATCTTCGCCAACGACAACCTCGCCGCCGGCGGCCTGCTCGCCGGGCAACGCGCGGGTTTGAAAATCCCCGAAGACTGCGCCGTTCTTGGCTTTGGCGACTACCCGTTCGCCGAGATGCTTTTGCCGAGCCTCAGCACGATCAAACCACCGGCGCTGGAGATCGGTGTACTCGCCGCAACACGCGTGCTGGAAAGCCTTGGCGTGTTGCCGAGCGACGAGGTGCAGCGGCTGAACCTGCTGCAGTGCCAAGTCATCGAACGGGAAAGCACCTGA
- the tcyN gene encoding L-cystine ABC transporter ATP-binding protein TcyN, whose amino-acid sequence MIVVEKLTKQFKGQVVLNGIDLEVKEGEVVAIIGPSGSGKTTFLRCLNFLEQPTSGRIKVGDIEIDTSRPLNQQQSLVRNLRQHVGFVFQNFNLFPHRTALENVIEGPIVVKKMPRDEAVALGKKLLAKVGLAGKEDAYPRRLSGGQQQRVAIARALAMEPEVILFDEPTSALDPELVGEVLATIRGLAEEKRTMVIVTHEMGFARDVANRVVFFDKGVIVEQGEAKALFANPKEQRTQQFLSKFLNHA is encoded by the coding sequence ATGATTGTCGTGGAAAAACTGACCAAGCAATTCAAGGGTCAGGTCGTGCTCAACGGCATCGACCTGGAGGTCAAGGAAGGCGAAGTCGTCGCGATCATCGGCCCCAGTGGTTCAGGGAAAACGACGTTTCTGCGCTGCCTGAATTTCCTTGAACAACCCACCAGCGGCCGGATCAAGGTCGGCGATATCGAAATCGATACCAGTCGCCCGCTGAACCAGCAGCAGAGTCTGGTGCGCAACCTGCGCCAGCACGTTGGCTTCGTGTTTCAGAATTTCAACCTGTTCCCCCATCGCACCGCACTGGAGAACGTCATCGAAGGCCCGATCGTGGTCAAGAAGATGCCGCGCGACGAGGCAGTTGCATTGGGCAAAAAGCTGCTGGCCAAGGTCGGCCTCGCCGGTAAGGAAGACGCTTATCCGCGTCGTCTCTCCGGTGGTCAGCAACAGCGCGTGGCGATAGCCAGAGCGCTGGCGATGGAGCCGGAAGTGATTCTGTTCGACGAACCGACTTCGGCGCTCGACCCGGAACTGGTCGGCGAAGTGCTGGCGACCATTCGTGGCCTGGCTGAAGAGAAACGCACCATGGTGATCGTCACCCATGAGATGGGGTTTGCTCGCGACGTGGCCAACCGTGTGGTGTTTTTCGACAAAGGCGTGATTGTCGAGCAAGGTGAAGCGAAAGCGTTGTTTGCCAACCCGAAAGAACAACGTACTCAACAGTTTCTCAGCAAGTTCTTGAATCACGCCTGA
- the betT gene encoding choline transporter BetT has protein sequence MNPPVFYFAATVILLFGLVVIAMPEQAGAWLLEAQNWAANTVGWYYMLAMTLYLVFVVVTALSGYGKIKLGADHDEPEFSYLSWAGMLFAAGISITLFFFCVSEPLTHMLQPPQGEAGTADAARQAMQILFLHWGLHGWGVFAFVGMALAYFAYRHNLPLALRSALYPLIGKRINGPIGYAVDGFGIIATVFGLGADMGFGVLHLNSGLDYLFGIAHTQWIQVGLITLMMGAAIIVAVSGVDKGVRVMSDINMLLACALLLFVLFAGPTQHLLNTLIQNLGDYLGALPMKSFDLYAYDKPSDWLGGWTVFYWAWWIAWSPFVGLFIARISRGRTIREFVFGVLLIPLGFTLAWMSIFGNSAIDQVLNHGMSALGMSAIDNPSMSIYLLLETYPWSKTVIAVTVFISFVFFVTSADSGTVVLSTLSAKGGSPDEDGPKWLRVFWGAMTALITSALLFSGSIDALKSAVVLTSLPFSLILLLMMWGLHKAFYLESQKQIAQLHSLAPVSGSRRGTGGWRQRLSQAVHFPSRDEVYRFMDTTVRPAIEEVTAVFVEKGLNVVTQPDPANDSVSLEIGHGDAHPFIYQVQMRGYFTPSFARGGMGSKQLNNRRYYRAEVHLSEGSQDYDLVGYTKEQIINDILDQYERHMQFLHLVR, from the coding sequence ATGAATCCGCCGGTGTTCTATTTCGCCGCGACGGTCATTCTGCTGTTTGGTCTCGTTGTTATCGCCATGCCTGAGCAGGCCGGCGCCTGGCTGCTGGAAGCGCAAAACTGGGCGGCCAATACGGTCGGCTGGTACTACATGCTCGCGATGACCCTGTATCTGGTCTTCGTGGTGGTCACCGCCTTATCCGGCTACGGCAAGATAAAACTCGGTGCCGACCACGACGAGCCCGAATTCAGTTACCTGTCCTGGGCCGGCATGCTGTTCGCCGCCGGGATCAGCATCACGCTGTTCTTTTTCTGCGTCTCTGAACCGCTGACCCACATGCTCCAACCGCCGCAAGGCGAGGCGGGCACGGCGGACGCGGCGCGTCAGGCAATGCAGATTCTGTTTCTGCACTGGGGCCTGCATGGCTGGGGCGTGTTCGCCTTTGTCGGTATGGCGCTGGCCTATTTCGCCTATCGCCACAACCTGCCGCTGGCGCTGCGTTCGGCGCTGTATCCGCTGATTGGCAAACGCATCAACGGCCCGATCGGTTACGCGGTGGACGGCTTCGGCATCATCGCTACGGTGTTCGGTCTGGGTGCCGACATGGGTTTTGGTGTGCTGCACCTCAACTCCGGTCTCGATTACCTGTTCGGCATCGCTCACACCCAGTGGATTCAGGTCGGCCTGATCACGCTGATGATGGGCGCGGCGATCATCGTTGCCGTTTCCGGCGTCGATAAAGGCGTGCGGGTGATGTCCGACATCAACATGCTGCTGGCTTGTGCGCTGCTGCTGTTCGTGTTGTTCGCCGGGCCTACCCAGCACCTGCTCAACACCTTGATCCAGAACCTTGGCGACTACCTCGGCGCCTTGCCGATGAAGAGTTTCGACCTCTACGCCTACGACAAACCGAGCGACTGGCTCGGCGGCTGGACCGTGTTCTACTGGGCCTGGTGGATTGCATGGTCGCCGTTCGTGGGCCTGTTCATCGCACGGATTTCCCGTGGCCGCACCATCCGTGAGTTCGTTTTCGGCGTGCTGTTGATTCCGCTCGGTTTTACTCTCGCGTGGATGTCGATCTTCGGCAACAGCGCCATCGATCAGGTCCTCAACCACGGCATGAGCGCGCTGGGCATGTCGGCCATCGACAACCCGTCGATGAGCATTTACCTGCTGCTGGAAACTTATCCATGGAGCAAAACCGTCATCGCCGTGACGGTGTTTATCAGCTTTGTGTTCTTCGTCACCTCTGCCGATTCCGGCACTGTGGTGCTCTCGACGCTGTCGGCCAAGGGCGGTAGCCCGGACGAAGACGGGCCGAAATGGCTGCGGGTGTTCTGGGGCGCGATGACCGCGCTGATCACCAGTGCGCTGCTGTTCTCCGGCAGCATTGATGCGCTGAAGTCAGCGGTAGTGCTGACCTCGTTGCCGTTCTCGCTGATTCTGCTGCTGATGATGTGGGGTCTGCACAAGGCGTTCTATCTCGAGTCGCAGAAGCAGATCGCTCAGTTGCATTCGCTGGCACCGGTCTCCGGTTCTCGGCGCGGCACGGGCGGCTGGCGACAGCGCTTGAGTCAGGCTGTGCATTTCCCGTCGCGGGACGAGGTGTACCGCTTCATGGACACCACGGTGCGCCCGGCGATTGAAGAAGTGACGGCGGTGTTCGTCGAAAAAGGCCTCAACGTGGTCACCCAACCGGACCCGGCGAATGACAGCGTCAGCCTCGAAATCGGTCATGGTGATGCGCATCCGTTCATCTATCAGGTGCAGATGCGCGGCTACTTCACGCCGTCGTTCGCGCGTGGCGGCATGGGTTCCAAGCAGCTCAACAATCGTCGTTACTATCGCGCCGAAGTGCACTTGAGCGAGGGCAGTCAGGACTACGATCTGGTCGGCTACACCAAAGAGCAGATCATCAACGACATCCTCGATCAGTACGAGCGGCACATGCAGTTCCTGCATCTGGTGCGTTGA
- a CDS encoding SfnB family sulfur acquisition oxidoreductase produces the protein MTFSHHVAVITSDEQALIVASDLAEDFKRDSALRDRERRLPLPELDVFSRSGLWGISVPKEYGGAGVSNVTLANVIALIAQADGSLGQIPQNHFYALEVLRVNGSHAQKQRLYAEVLAGQRFGNALAELGTKTAHDRVTSLKRDGDGYRINGRKFYSTGAIYAQRIPTSVVDENGVQQLAFVPRDSKGLTVIDDWSGFGQRTTGSGSVVFEDVFVAAEDVLPFQSAFERPTTVGPLAQILHAAIDTGIARAAYEDALHFVRSKTRPWIDSGNDKATEDPLTLKSFGHLSIRLHATEALLERAGEFLDAAQAETNAETVAAASIAVAEARAISTEISLAAGSTLFELAGSQATLIEHGLDRHWRNARVHTLHDPVRWKYHAVGNYYLNDENPPLRGTI, from the coding sequence ATGACTTTTTCCCATCACGTCGCGGTCATCACCAGCGATGAGCAAGCCCTGATCGTCGCCAGCGACCTGGCCGAAGACTTCAAGCGCGACAGCGCCCTGCGCGACCGTGAACGTCGCTTGCCACTGCCGGAACTCGATGTATTTTCCCGCTCCGGTCTATGGGGCATCAGCGTGCCCAAGGAATACGGCGGCGCGGGTGTGTCCAACGTAACCCTGGCCAACGTCATCGCCCTGATCGCTCAGGCCGACGGCTCGCTCGGACAGATTCCGCAGAACCATTTTTATGCATTGGAAGTGCTGCGGGTGAACGGCAGCCACGCGCAAAAACAACGGCTATACGCCGAAGTACTCGCCGGCCAACGCTTCGGCAATGCCTTGGCGGAATTGGGCACAAAAACCGCCCACGACCGCGTCACCAGCCTCAAGCGCGACGGTGACGGCTATCGCATCAATGGCCGCAAGTTTTACTCGACCGGGGCGATTTACGCCCAGCGCATTCCGACTTCCGTGGTCGATGAAAACGGTGTGCAGCAACTGGCCTTCGTCCCGCGTGACAGCAAAGGCCTGACCGTGATCGACGACTGGAGCGGCTTCGGCCAGCGCACCACCGGCAGCGGCTCCGTTGTGTTCGAAGACGTATTCGTCGCGGCTGAAGACGTGCTGCCCTTCCAAAGCGCCTTCGAACGGCCAACCACGGTCGGCCCGTTGGCACAAATCCTTCACGCCGCCATCGACACCGGCATCGCCCGCGCCGCTTACGAAGACGCCCTGCACTTCGTGCGCAGCAAAACCCGCCCATGGATCGATTCCGGCAACGACAAAGCCACCGAAGACCCACTGACGCTGAAAAGCTTCGGCCACTTGAGTATTCGTCTGCACGCCACCGAAGCCTTGCTTGAACGGGCCGGCGAATTCCTCGACGCCGCACAAGCCGAGACTAATGCAGAAACCGTCGCCGCGGCTTCGATTGCCGTCGCCGAAGCACGGGCGATCAGCACTGAAATCTCTTTGGCCGCCGGCAGCACGCTGTTCGAACTGGCCGGCAGCCAGGCGACCCTGATCGAACACGGTCTCGACCGTCACTGGCGCAATGCCCGCGTACACACGCTGCATGACCCGGTGCGCTGGAAATATCACGCGGTGGGCAACTACTACCTCAATGACGAAAACCCTCCGTTGCGAGGGACGATCTGA
- a CDS encoding SfnB family sulfur acquisition oxidoreductase, translating into MSSLADANVQSDLDIAPLLLPAQVLRNDAQAIKAAHELAQVARVQAAKRDRQRKLPWSEIEQFTRSGLGSIAIPREYGGPQVSFVTLAEVFAIISAADPALGQIPQNQFGIINLVLGSATEEQKKQLFQSVLEGWRIGNAGPERGTKNTLELKARITADGDDYVINGQKFYSTGALFAHWVAVKALNDDGKQVLAFVRRGTPGLRIVDDWSGFGQRTTASGTILLNNVRVESSLVVDNWKINDSPNTQGAVSQLIQAAIDAGIARGAIDEAIEFVKTRARPWIDAKVERASDDLYVIADIGKLKIELHAAEALLRKAGKVLDQVHAAPLTADSAARASIAVAEAKVLTTEISLLASEKLFELAGSRATLAEFNLDRHWRNARVHTLHDPVRWKYHAVGAYRLNGTLPARHSWI; encoded by the coding sequence ATGTCCAGTCTGGCAGACGCAAATGTCCAGTCGGATCTGGACATCGCCCCGTTGTTGTTGCCCGCGCAGGTCTTGCGCAACGACGCCCAAGCCATCAAGGCTGCCCATGAGCTGGCGCAAGTCGCCCGCGTGCAGGCCGCTAAACGCGACCGCCAGCGCAAGCTGCCGTGGTCGGAAATCGAACAGTTCACCCGCAGCGGATTAGGCAGCATCGCCATCCCGCGCGAATACGGTGGCCCGCAGGTTTCCTTTGTCACTTTGGCCGAGGTGTTTGCGATCATTTCCGCCGCCGATCCGGCGTTGGGGCAAATTCCGCAGAACCAGTTCGGCATCATCAATCTGGTGCTCGGCAGCGCCACCGAGGAGCAGAAAAAGCAGCTGTTCCAAAGTGTTCTGGAAGGCTGGCGCATCGGCAATGCCGGCCCGGAACGCGGCACCAAAAACACCCTGGAACTGAAAGCGCGAATCACCGCCGACGGCGACGATTACGTGATCAATGGCCAGAAATTTTATTCCACCGGTGCGCTGTTCGCGCACTGGGTGGCGGTCAAGGCACTCAACGATGACGGCAAGCAAGTGCTGGCCTTCGTCCGTCGCGGTACGCCGGGGCTGCGCATCGTTGATGACTGGTCGGGCTTCGGTCAGCGCACCACCGCCAGCGGTACGATTCTGCTCAATAACGTGCGCGTCGAGTCGAGCCTGGTCGTCGACAACTGGAAGATCAACGACTCCCCGAATACCCAAGGCGCGGTATCACAGCTGATTCAAGCCGCGATCGACGCCGGCATCGCCCGTGGTGCCATTGACGAAGCCATCGAGTTCGTCAAAACCCGTGCGCGGCCATGGATCGACGCCAAGGTCGAACGGGCCAGCGATGACCTTTACGTGATCGCTGACATCGGCAAGCTGAAAATCGAACTGCACGCCGCCGAAGCGTTGTTGCGCAAGGCTGGCAAAGTCCTGGATCAAGTGCACGCCGCGCCGCTCACTGCCGACTCTGCCGCCCGCGCCTCGATTGCTGTGGCCGAAGCGAAAGTGTTGACCACCGAAATTTCACTGCTCGCCAGCGAAAAGCTGTTCGAACTGGCCGGCAGCCGCGCGACCCTCGCCGAATTCAATCTCGACCGCCATTGGCGCAACGCCCGCGTGCACACGCTGCACGACCCGGTGCGCTGGAAATATCACGCGGTCGGCGCCTATCGCCTCAACGGCACTTTGCCTGCTCGCCATTCCTGGATCTGA